Proteins co-encoded in one Xiphophorus couchianus chromosome 16, X_couchianus-1.0, whole genome shotgun sequence genomic window:
- the lgals2a gene encoding lectin, galactoside-binding, soluble, 2a: MVKGMIVKDMSFKVGQTLTIVGVAKPDATDFAVNIGPDEQDITLHINPRFNAHGDENAVVCNSYEGGNWCEEVREGGFPFQQGEEFKIIIEFTPAEFVVTLSDGSTIHFANRMGAEKYSVISFEGEARIRSIGIK, translated from the exons ATGGTGAAA GGTATGATCGTCAAGGATATGTCCTTCAAAGTCGGACAAACCCTGACTATCGTTGGAGTAGCAAAACCTGATGCTACAGA CTTTGCTGTCAATATTGGCCCTGATGAGCAGGACATCACGTTGCACATTAACCCTCGTTTTAACGCCCACGGAGACGAGAACGCAGTCGTCTGCAACTCCTACGAAGGGGGCAACTGGTGTGAGGAGGTCCGTGAGGGAGGCTTTCCTTTCCAGCAAGGAGAAGAGTTCAAG ATCATCATTGAATTCACTCCTGCTGAGTTTGTCGTGACCTTATCAGATGGCTCTACAATCCACTTTGCCAACCGCATGGGTGCAGAGAAGTACTCAGTCATCAGCTTTGAAGGAGAGGCTCGCATCCGCAGCATCGGAATCAAGTAA